A genomic segment from Desulfonatronum lacustre DSM 10312 encodes:
- a CDS encoding ABC transporter permease: MRIWMFMVLGLAALVAAPILVIMAHLFVPSLEVWRHLAATVLPRYVGNSLSLMLGVGAGTLLLGVSTAWLVSMTSFPWRRFFEWSLIIPLAIPAYVIAFTYTGLLEYGGPVQTLLRESFGWRSAADYWFPQIRSLPGAIVMMTLVFYPYVYMLSRAAFLEQSVCVLDASRTLGRGAWSTFFGVALPLARPAVAGGLALALMETLNDFGTVDFFAVDTFVTGIYRTWMGLGQPAIAAQLGAVLMFFILGLILLERWSRRGRVSHTTGYYRQLPRFQLSGISAGLAFTVCFLPVFFGFILPVGAMIIWTWQTWDFVDPRYLRMAGTSLSLAGISALAAVCAAVLLAYGRRLVPGKATGIAVQTASLGYAIPGAVIALGIMIPFAFLDNAVDNLARTLFGYSTGLLLTGTWTALIFAYVVRFLAVSTNTVEASLQKVTPSMDGAARTLGLSAGQTLRRVHGPIMRASLLTAGVLVFVDVMKELPATLMMRPFGLNTLAIRSYELASDGLLKESSSSSLAIVLAGIIPVILASLMIARSRPGQT, translated from the coding sequence TTGCGCATCTGGATGTTCATGGTTCTGGGCCTTGCCGCCCTGGTGGCCGCGCCGATCCTGGTGATCATGGCCCACCTGTTCGTTCCCTCCCTGGAGGTGTGGCGACACCTGGCCGCCACGGTCCTGCCCCGCTACGTGGGCAATTCCCTGAGTCTGATGCTCGGCGTGGGGGCGGGCACCCTGTTACTTGGAGTGAGCACGGCCTGGCTGGTAAGCATGACCAGCTTCCCCTGGCGGCGATTTTTCGAATGGAGCCTGATCATCCCCCTGGCCATTCCGGCCTACGTCATCGCCTTCACCTATACCGGACTGCTGGAGTACGGCGGCCCGGTGCAGACGCTGCTGCGGGAATCCTTCGGCTGGCGGTCCGCGGCGGACTACTGGTTCCCTCAGATTCGTTCCCTGCCCGGGGCCATCGTGATGATGACCCTGGTCTTCTATCCTTACGTCTACATGCTCTCCCGGGCGGCGTTCCTGGAACAATCGGTCTGCGTCCTGGACGCCAGCCGGACCCTGGGCAGGGGAGCCTGGAGCACCTTTTTCGGCGTGGCCCTGCCCCTGGCCAGACCCGCGGTCGCCGGAGGCCTGGCCCTGGCCTTGATGGAGACATTGAATGATTTCGGGACGGTGGATTTCTTCGCCGTGGACACGTTCGTCACGGGGATCTACCGGACATGGATGGGCTTGGGACAACCGGCCATCGCCGCCCAACTGGGCGCGGTGCTGATGTTCTTCATTCTGGGGCTGATCCTTCTGGAGCGCTGGTCCAGAAGGGGACGGGTCAGCCACACCACGGGCTACTATCGGCAACTGCCCCGATTCCAGCTTTCCGGCATTTCCGCCGGGCTGGCCTTCACGGTCTGCTTTCTGCCGGTGTTCTTCGGATTCATTCTGCCGGTGGGCGCGATGATTATCTGGACATGGCAAACCTGGGATTTCGTCGATCCGCGCTATCTGCGCATGGCCGGAACAAGCCTTTCCCTGGCCGGGATCAGCGCCCTGGCCGCGGTGTGCGCGGCGGTCCTGCTGGCCTACGGACGCAGGCTGGTTCCGGGCAAGGCCACCGGGATCGCCGTTCAAACGGCTTCCCTGGGCTACGCCATCCCCGGGGCGGTCATCGCCCTGGGCATCATGATCCCCTTTGCCTTTCTGGACAACGCCGTGGACAATCTGGCCCGCACGCTCTTCGGCTACTCCACGGGCCTGCTGCTCACCGGCACCTGGACCGCGCTGATCTTCGCCTACGTGGTCCGCTTCCTGGCCGTGTCCACCAATACCGTCGAAGCCAGCCTGCAAAAAGTGACGCCCAGCATGGACGGCGCGGCCAGAACCCTGGGCTTGTCCGCCGGTCAGACCCTGCGCCGGGTGCACGGGCCGATCATGCGCGCCAGCCTGCTCACGGCGGGGGTCCTGGTTTTCGTGGACGTGATGAAGGAACTGCCGGCCACCTTGATGATGCGCCCCTTCGGGTTGAACACTCTGGCCATCCGCTCCTACGAGCTGGCCTCGGACGGCCTGCTCAAGGAGTCGTCCAGCTCTTCCCTGGCCATTGTTCTGGCCGGAATCATCCCCGTGATCCTGGCCAGCTTGATGATCGCCAGATCCAGACCGGGGCAGACGTAA
- a CDS encoding Fe(3+) ABC transporter substrate-binding protein yields MSLLKETKTIFLTLPLLVLSLIFPTIPSAHAAEVNIYSARQEHLIKPLLDEFSAQTGISANLLTGQGPALLERLRSEGRNSPADVLITVDVGNLVAAKQAGVLQAARSTVLEENIPAQYRDDEGYWYGLSSRARIIYYDPERINPEKIATYEALADPALGNVICVRSSSNIYNQSLVASMIAHHGVEQTETWVRGFVNNFARRPQDNDTAQIRSVASGECAVGIANTYYFGRLLASDDPADQDVTAKVSVMWPNQDDRGAHMNLSGGAMTQSARNIDEALKLLEFLSSEQAQDVYARDNNEYPVNPRVQPSGPVVRMGEFKADDLNLSLIEKYNAEAVRVMDRAGWR; encoded by the coding sequence ATGTCGCTTCTGAAAGAAACAAAAACCATATTCCTCACCCTGCCCTTGCTTGTCCTGTCCTTGATTTTTCCCACAATCCCGTCTGCGCATGCCGCGGAGGTCAACATCTATTCCGCCCGGCAGGAGCATTTGATCAAGCCGCTCCTGGATGAGTTCTCAGCCCAGACCGGAATCTCCGCCAACCTGCTCACCGGCCAGGGTCCCGCGCTCCTGGAACGGCTGCGTAGCGAAGGCCGAAACAGCCCCGCGGACGTGCTGATCACCGTGGACGTCGGCAACTTGGTGGCCGCGAAGCAGGCCGGCGTCCTGCAGGCGGCCCGTTCCACCGTGCTGGAGGAGAACATCCCAGCCCAGTACCGCGACGACGAGGGGTATTGGTACGGTCTCTCCTCACGTGCCCGGATCATCTACTACGATCCCGAGCGGATCAATCCCGAAAAGATCGCCACCTACGAAGCCTTGGCCGATCCAGCACTGGGGAACGTGATCTGCGTGCGCAGTTCCTCCAACATCTACAACCAGTCCCTGGTGGCTTCGATGATCGCCCACCACGGCGTGGAGCAAACTGAAACGTGGGTGCGGGGATTCGTGAACAACTTCGCCCGTCGGCCCCAGGACAACGATACCGCGCAGATTCGTTCCGTGGCCTCCGGCGAATGCGCCGTGGGCATTGCCAACACCTACTATTTCGGACGTCTTCTGGCTTCCGACGATCCGGCGGACCAGGACGTCACCGCCAAGGTGAGCGTGATGTGGCCCAACCAGGATGATCGCGGCGCCCATATGAATCTCAGCGGCGGCGCTATGACGCAAAGCGCCCGGAACATCGACGAAGCCCTAAAACTCCTGGAGTTCCTCTCCAGCGAGCAGGCTCAGGACGTCTACGCACGGGACAACAACGAGTACCCGGTGAATCCTCGCGTCCAACCCAGCGGCCCGGTGGTCCGGATGGGTGAGTTCAAGGCCGACGATCTGAACCTGTCACTGATCGAAAAATACAATGCCGAAGCCGTGCGGGTCATGGACCGCGCCGGTTGGCGATAA
- a CDS encoding OmpA family protein, with protein sequence MMRKHVLKPLVSLLALLGLLALCLGMATTAVAQTERIVPRAENFLFFIDHSGSMAMSAPSESQSSLAARHDPNKQEKIEVAKEVLKAVNADIPEIAFTSGLYTYAPFQEYIGPSPYNKGRMNQGIDSVKTQYDIFGRLTPMGLGLKSLDSVVGGLSDRRAVILVTDGESNIGPKPLPVVQDMYAKYGENICFHVISFAQTAAEKAMVEQIAAINPCSVTADLMDLTDDGKRADFVRKVFYDVEVIPAAPVAEPAPAPVEEVIVFRNVNFDFDKYNIKPEFAPLLKEAAEIIKSRPGKQVMVDGHTCNIGPASYNMGLSERRASSVRSFLVNEGIPADRITTQGFGLTQPRFDNNTREGRSLNRRVEIRFE encoded by the coding sequence ATGATGCGTAAACATGTTCTGAAGCCGCTGGTTTCCCTGTTGGCCCTCCTGGGCCTGTTGGCCCTCTGCCTGGGCATGGCGACGACCGCCGTGGCCCAAACCGAACGGATCGTCCCCAGAGCGGAGAATTTTCTCTTTTTCATCGACCACTCCGGATCCATGGCCATGAGCGCCCCTTCCGAGTCCCAAAGCTCCCTGGCCGCCCGCCACGATCCGAACAAGCAGGAAAAAATCGAAGTGGCCAAGGAAGTCCTCAAGGCCGTCAACGCCGACATTCCTGAGATCGCCTTCACCTCCGGGCTGTACACCTACGCTCCCTTCCAAGAATACATCGGGCCCTCCCCGTACAACAAGGGTCGCATGAACCAGGGCATCGACAGCGTAAAGACCCAGTACGACATCTTCGGTCGCCTGACCCCCATGGGTCTGGGCCTGAAGTCCCTTGACTCCGTTGTCGGCGGCCTGTCCGACCGACGCGCCGTGATCCTGGTCACGGACGGCGAGTCCAACATCGGCCCCAAGCCGCTGCCCGTAGTGCAGGACATGTACGCCAAATACGGCGAAAATATCTGCTTCCACGTGATCAGCTTCGCCCAGACCGCGGCTGAAAAAGCCATGGTGGAGCAGATCGCCGCCATCAACCCCTGCTCGGTCACCGCGGACCTCATGGACCTGACGGACGACGGCAAGCGTGCGGACTTCGTGCGCAAGGTCTTCTACGACGTGGAAGTTATCCCCGCCGCACCGGTGGCCGAACCCGCTCCGGCTCCGGTGGAAGAAGTCATCGTCTTCCGCAACGTCAACTTCGACTTCGACAAGTACAACATCAAGCCCGAATTCGCGCCCCTGCTCAAAGAAGCCGCTGAAATCATCAAGTCCCGTCCCGGCAAGCAGGTCATGGTCGATGGTCATACCTGCAACATCGGTCCGGCCAGCTACAACATGGGCCTTTCCGAGCGTCGCGCCTCCTCGGTCCGGAGCTTCCTGGTCAACGAAGGCATCCCCGCGGACCGCATCACGACGCAGGGCTTCGGCTTGACCCAACCCCGTTTCGACAACAACACCCGCGAAGGACGCTCTCTGAACCGTCGCGTGGAAATTCGCTTCGAATAA
- a CDS encoding sensor histidine kinase translates to MHSPTPLDIASLCLEYPRALSVQKRIHEKIDDYADYNFSSLQSTALNVFFDLAQEFDSFRDLMTVCALVPKVFFNLDCTLYMFQDHRVDHIVICPERGQKPTPASDIPSFSTPTIHEGHYYLPIKGNKDLQSLPPADSENHLIGILDIYPVDALSDHDRLFLEKYANRVGFQLHNRMISQKNQEHILFIRSLVKDIGHNVIVPNMYFKLFYRRLESTINALGELAGDMRQAPPDGLSVDDARWKQLVAKMDYVQDALQDQFGEIQRHYDNTSLFLETLLRRSHFEQGRYVLEKRVCNFKNQIIDPQIARFMTQFEDRGIEIAWAGVPDKEIEVVVDVGLITQVYANLFSNAVKYAAPVRDARGRWVKFLSYGWEDMPNFFGIGLDGVKLNVFTTGPHITGEERDHLFEEGFRAGNTAQEPGTGHGLFFIRQIVELHGGRMSYEPTPMGNNFYFILPKEASASPLLSQYDSSPSSPPSSPHNSSPDASTPS, encoded by the coding sequence ATGCACAGCCCCACCCCCTTGGATATCGCCTCGCTTTGCCTGGAATACCCCAGGGCTCTGTCCGTCCAGAAACGCATCCATGAAAAGATCGACGACTACGCGGACTACAACTTCTCCTCCCTGCAAAGCACGGCCCTGAACGTTTTTTTCGACCTGGCCCAGGAATTCGATTCCTTTCGGGACCTGATGACCGTCTGCGCCCTGGTCCCAAAAGTTTTTTTCAACCTGGACTGCACCCTGTACATGTTCCAGGATCACCGCGTCGATCATATCGTCATTTGCCCGGAGCGAGGCCAAAAACCGACCCCCGCGTCGGATATTCCCTCTTTCTCCACGCCCACGATCCATGAGGGCCATTATTATCTCCCGATCAAAGGCAACAAGGACCTGCAATCCCTTCCTCCGGCCGACTCCGAGAATCATCTGATCGGCATTCTGGACATCTACCCCGTGGACGCCCTTTCCGACCACGACCGACTCTTTCTGGAAAAATACGCCAACCGGGTCGGCTTTCAACTCCACAATCGGATGATCAGCCAGAAGAACCAGGAGCACATCCTGTTCATCCGCAGCCTGGTCAAGGACATCGGGCATAATGTCATCGTGCCCAACATGTACTTCAAATTGTTTTATCGTCGTCTGGAAAGCACCATCAACGCCCTCGGCGAGCTGGCCGGAGACATGCGCCAAGCTCCCCCGGACGGCCTGTCCGTCGACGACGCGCGGTGGAAGCAACTCGTCGCCAAAATGGACTACGTTCAGGACGCGCTCCAGGATCAGTTCGGGGAAATTCAGCGCCACTACGACAACACCAGTCTGTTTCTGGAAACCTTGTTGCGCCGAAGTCATTTTGAACAGGGGCGATATGTCCTGGAAAAACGGGTCTGCAACTTCAAGAACCAGATCATTGATCCGCAGATCGCCCGATTCATGACCCAGTTCGAGGATCGCGGCATCGAAATCGCCTGGGCCGGGGTTCCGGACAAGGAAATCGAGGTGGTCGTGGACGTCGGCCTGATAACCCAGGTCTACGCCAACCTGTTTTCCAATGCCGTGAAGTACGCCGCCCCGGTTCGCGACGCCCGCGGTCGGTGGGTCAAGTTTCTCTCCTATGGATGGGAGGACATGCCCAATTTTTTCGGCATCGGCCTGGACGGAGTCAAGCTGAACGTTTTCACCACCGGACCGCACATCACCGGAGAGGAACGGGATCACCTCTTTGAGGAAGGGTTCCGAGCCGGGAACACCGCTCAGGAACCGGGGACCGGCCACGGCTTGTTCTTCATCCGCCAGATCGTGGAACTGCACGGCGGCAGGATGAGCTATGAACCGACTCCCATGGGCAACAATTTCTACTTCATCCTGCCCAAGGAAGCGTCGGCTTCTCCGTTGCTTTCCCAATACGACTCTTCGCCGAGCTCGCCCCCAAGCTCTCCGCATAATTCTTCACCGGACGCATCAACCCCCTCTTGA
- a CDS encoding 4Fe-4S binding protein yields the protein MIPFQRIVQTLSLAAFLILLGLAFFPVPDWAPVDAFLRLDPLVLAGTVLADRAWIAALAPAVLILALTVVLGRFFCGYLCPMGTTLDLTDRLARIPRSAGKGRSSGELSAQDDPSAPILPPPSQPSSGLRRVKYLILFFILAAAVLGVSTVFLASPLSLITRFYTLLVHPAASLLGDAALHVLRPLALHLDWTWAAYAELHQPRFTTQWFLLLFFLAVFSLARWSPRFWCRYLCPSGALLALVGRRPLIRRTVSETCTDCGACQRRCPMAAIPANPSRTIHEECIACQECVRICPVQAVTFQPSREFGGKTPSFSPQRREALLAGLAGAGTATLTYTGLLEVRDEMLPGDITPETLLRPPGSLPERYFLARCIRCGLCMRACPTNTLQPIWFQAGAVALFSPRLTPRRGPCEPECTACGRVCPTGAIRDLPLTEKTWAKVGTATILRHKCLAWEWNKKCLVCDEVCPYDAIDLRRVATHSQPVPFVDGRKCSGCGFCEYHCPVRAASAIIVEPMEALRLGAGSYKVHGQDMGLMLHVVSPDQAEYAPFDLETPDTAFAPLPDAVPDKDALPPGFTP from the coding sequence ATGATCCCGTTTCAACGCATCGTCCAAACCCTGAGCCTGGCCGCCTTCCTGATCCTGCTCGGCCTGGCCTTTTTCCCCGTGCCGGACTGGGCCCCGGTGGACGCCTTTCTCCGCCTGGACCCCCTGGTCCTGGCGGGCACGGTTCTGGCGGACCGGGCCTGGATCGCCGCCCTGGCCCCGGCGGTCCTGATCCTGGCCCTGACCGTGGTGCTGGGCCGCTTTTTCTGCGGCTACCTTTGCCCCATGGGCACGACCCTGGACCTCACCGACCGCCTAGCCCGCATCCCGCGCTCCGCCGGGAAGGGCCGCTCTTCCGGAGAGCTCTCGGCTCAGGACGATCCCTCCGCCCCGATCCTGCCGCCCCCGTCCCAGCCTTCCAGCGGATTGCGCCGGGTCAAATATCTGATCCTGTTCTTCATCCTGGCCGCCGCCGTCCTCGGCGTGTCCACGGTATTCCTCGCATCGCCTCTGTCCCTGATCACTCGCTTCTACACCCTTCTGGTCCACCCGGCGGCGTCCCTGCTCGGCGACGCCGCGCTCCACGTCCTGCGTCCCCTGGCCCTGCACCTGGACTGGACCTGGGCCGCCTACGCCGAACTCCACCAGCCCAGGTTCACGACCCAATGGTTTCTTCTCCTGTTCTTCCTGGCTGTTTTCAGCCTGGCCCGTTGGAGCCCCCGCTTCTGGTGCCGGTATCTCTGTCCTTCCGGGGCCCTGCTGGCCCTTGTGGGCCGACGGCCGTTGATCCGCAGAACCGTCTCCGAAACCTGCACCGACTGCGGAGCCTGCCAGCGGCGCTGTCCCATGGCCGCCATCCCGGCGAATCCATCCCGGACCATCCATGAAGAATGCATCGCCTGCCAGGAATGCGTCCGGATCTGTCCGGTTCAGGCCGTGACGTTCCAGCCATCCCGCGAATTCGGCGGAAAGACGCCGAGCTTTTCCCCGCAACGGCGCGAGGCCTTGCTGGCCGGACTGGCCGGGGCCGGGACCGCGACCCTGACCTACACCGGACTGCTGGAGGTCCGGGACGAAATGCTGCCCGGCGACATTACTCCGGAAACCCTGCTCCGCCCTCCGGGCAGTCTGCCGGAACGCTATTTCCTGGCCCGCTGCATCCGTTGCGGGCTGTGCATGCGGGCCTGTCCCACCAACACCCTCCAGCCGATCTGGTTCCAGGCCGGAGCCGTCGCCCTGTTCAGCCCGCGCCTGACCCCCCGCCGGGGCCCCTGCGAACCGGAATGCACGGCCTGCGGCCGGGTCTGCCCCACCGGGGCCATCCGCGACCTCCCGCTCACTGAAAAAACCTGGGCCAAGGTCGGAACCGCGACGATCCTGCGCCACAAATGTCTGGCCTGGGAATGGAACAAAAAATGCCTTGTTTGCGATGAAGTTTGCCCGTATGATGCCATTGATCTGCGAAGGGTGGCGACCCATTCTCAGCCCGTGCCCTTTGTGGACGGACGAAAATGTTCGGGATGCGGGTTCTGCGAATACCATTGCCCGGTTCGCGCCGCGTCGGCCATTATCGTTGAGCCCATGGAAGCGTTGCGCCTCGGCGCTGGATCCTACAAGGTCCATGGTCAAGACATGGGGTTGATGTTGCACGTCGTTTCGCCGGATCAAGCCGAATACGCCCCTTTTGACCTGGAAACGCCGGACACCGCCTTCGCTCCTCTTCCCGACGCCGTGCCGGACAAGGACGCCCTGCCCCCCGGCTTCACTCCCTGA
- a CDS encoding DUF362 domain-containing protein, whose amino-acid sequence MPSTRRFADSESLSDTVSDIVLGPVCGPAHQPPLRVSRRDFLKAQGTAALVLAAGGHGLLHARPLAAAQRADETPDLTVARGEPGPATRAAVEALGGMAAFVRPGQRVVIKPNMSFAQPPERATNTHPDVVRELALMCREAGAARVRVLDHPLQNAEMCLVQSGIQEACAALPDVSVHTLNAARFFRSVPIPQGEQLRETQVMEDVLTADVLIAAPVAKSHSATGVSLAMKGMLGLILDRGILHRRFDLHTAIVDLTTLLMPDLTVVDATRVLSTNGPFGPGKVLQENTVIASRDVVAADAMAVSLFEWYGRRFEPRQVQHILLAHERGLGTMDLSGLRIDEVAA is encoded by the coding sequence ATGCCGTCAACCCGCCGTTTCGCCGATTCCGAGAGTCTTTCCGATACGGTATCCGATATTGTTTTGGGTCCTGTTTGTGGTCCTGCCCACCAGCCCCCCCTCCGCGTCTCCCGCCGGGATTTTTTGAAAGCCCAGGGCACGGCGGCCTTGGTCCTGGCCGCAGGCGGCCACGGACTGCTGCACGCCCGGCCTCTGGCCGCGGCCCAAAGAGCTGACGAAACACCGGACCTGACCGTGGCCAGGGGCGAACCCGGCCCGGCGACCAGGGCCGCTGTGGAGGCTCTGGGCGGGATGGCCGCCTTTGTCCGCCCCGGCCAGCGGGTGGTGATCAAGCCGAACATGAGTTTTGCCCAACCGCCGGAGCGGGCCACCAACACCCATCCGGACGTGGTCCGCGAACTGGCCCTGATGTGCCGGGAAGCCGGAGCCGCCCGGGTGCGCGTTCTGGATCACCCCCTGCAAAACGCGGAAATGTGCCTGGTCCAGTCCGGCATCCAGGAAGCCTGCGCGGCCTTGCCCGACGTTTCCGTGCACACCCTGAACGCGGCCCGTTTTTTCCGCTCCGTCCCGATCCCTCAGGGCGAACAGCTCCGCGAAACCCAGGTCATGGAGGACGTGCTCACCGCCGACGTGCTCATCGCCGCGCCGGTGGCCAAATCCCATTCCGCCACCGGAGTCAGCCTGGCCATGAAGGGCATGCTCGGCCTGATCCTGGACCGGGGCATCCTGCACCGCCGGTTCGATCTGCACACGGCCATCGTGGACCTGACCACCCTGCTCATGCCCGACCTCACGGTGGTGGACGCCACACGGGTGCTCTCCACCAACGGCCCCTTCGGACCCGGCAAGGTGCTCCAGGAAAACACGGTGATCGCATCCAGGGACGTGGTGGCCGCGGACGCCATGGCCGTCAGCCTCTTTGAATGGTACGGCCGCCGCTTCGAACCGCGCCAGGTTCAACACATTCTGCTGGCCCATGAACGCGGCTTGGGCACCATGGACCTGTCCGGATTGCGCATCGACGAAGTCGCGGCATGA